The following coding sequences lie in one Populus trichocarpa isolate Nisqually-1 chromosome 14, P.trichocarpa_v4.1, whole genome shotgun sequence genomic window:
- the LOC7455371 gene encoding serine/threonine-protein kinase ATG1a isoform X3: protein MEPNQTRLVGDYILGSRIGRGSFAVVWRSIHRFSGLQVAVKEIDKKLLTPKTEDRIFLVLEYCEGGDLAFYIQRHGKVTEAVARHFMRQLAVGLQVLQEKHLIHRDLKPQNLLLSSNDLTPQLKIGDFGFARSLASSDLADTLCGSPLYMAPEIIQNKKYDAKADLWSVGAILFQLVTGKPPFDGNSQYQLFQNILTSTELRFPQGALEELHPDCVDLCRGLLRRNPVERLTFKEFFNHKFLGEPRLLVSAKSSPLPQVKSVAGQFDASASDTRSQLEHDNLTVLEKVCDRNESVHGSLPNIVHDRMGKSADGSQSLSDQLRVADLMESIEKDYVIVNRHFASMENFSYYLETSLHDSSTSKASIYLPQKNNQDTVVATQTKEFTGSSVGSANNPEVHGSEPLSASCVPTILREAQRLPILHPSIKLQFLNQYAQEISELAQEKYDAGMFLESFSVELVVLAIWKRALEICEHWVASTGGSKLHESSSANESALVYGGTNLTPPAIGKLDFIEPSSACKWAEKGFILAFDHAEKLSNSLRDMDAAAEMPDAMELIFQKALAVGTSGAVDEYMENKGGADNSYSKAMLLLHFIMEEATSLPLNPPFSLTPASRKRVKSYILNLQSRRSRFSMLQPFPEQSSDSLTK, encoded by the exons aTGGAACCTAATCAGACTCGTTTGGTCGGTGATTATATACTTGGCTCCAGAATCGGGCGGGGTTCTTTTGCCGTTGTTTGGAGGTCTATACACCGTTTTTCCGGTTTACAAGTTGCGGTtaaagaaattgacaaaaaacTGCTTACTCCAAAA ACTGAGGACAGGATATTTCTTGTACTGGAATACTGTGAGGGAGGTGATCTTGCTTTTTATATTCAACGCCATGGGAAAGTGACTGAGGCTGTTGCAAGGCACTTTATGAGGCAATTGG CTGTGGGGTTGCAAGTGCTTCAAGAAAAACATCTTATTCACAGGGACTTGAAACCACAG AACCTACTTTTGTCATCAAATGATTTAACTCCGCAATTGAAGATAGGTGATTTTGGCTTTGCAAG GTCCTTGGCATCATCAGACTTGGCTGATACACTATGCGGCTCACCATTATACATGGCTCCAGAGATTATTCAGAATAAAAAGTATGATGCAAAG GCTGACTTATGGAGTGTTGGCGCAATTTTATTCCAGCTGGTAACTGGGAAGCCGCCATTTGATGGCAATAGTCAATATCAG CTTTTCCAGAATATTTTGACATCTACAGAGCTGAGGTTTCCACAAGGTGCTTTGGAGGAGCTGCATCCAGATTGTGTTGATCTATGCAGAGGCCTTTTACGCCGAAACCCAG TTGAGAGGTTAACATTCAAAGAGTTCTTCAATCACAAGTTCCTTGGGGAGCCAAG GCTATTGGTGAGTGCCAAATCTTCTCCACTTCCACAAGTGAAATCAGTGGCTGGGCAGTTTGATGCGTCTGCTTCTGATACAAGGTCTCAACTGGAGCATGACAACTTAACAGTGCTGGAAAAGGTCTGTGACAGAAATGAAAGTGTTCATGGGTCTTTGCCAAATATTGTGCATGATAGGATGGGGAAATCTGCTGATGGCAGCCAATCTTTGTCGGATCAGCTTCGAG TAGCTGATTTAATGGAGTCCATAGAGAAGGATTACGTTATTGTAAATCGTCATTTTGCTTCAATGGAAAATTTCTCTTATTACCTTGAGACATCCCTGCATGATAGCTCCACCAGCAAAGCTTCCATATACCTGCCTCAGAAGAATAACCAGGATACAGTAGTTGCTACACAAACAAAGGAGTTTACTGGTAGTTCTGTTGGCAGTGCAAACAATCCTGAGGTTCATGGATCAGAACCATTAAGTGCGTCATGTGTGCCAACTATCTTAAGGGAAGCACAACGACTACCCATACTACATCCCTCGATTAAGCTTCAATTCTTAAATCAGTATGCACAGGAAATTTCAGAACTAGCCCAAGAAAAG TATGATGCAGGAATGTTTCTAGAATCATTTTCAGTTGAGCTTGTTGTTTTGGCTATATGGAAGAGAGCTCTCGAAATTTGCGAACACTGGGTGGCCTCTACTGGAGGGAGCAAATTACATGAAAGCAGTTCAGCCAATGAATCTGCCCTTGTTTATGGAGGCACAAATTTAACTCCACCTGCAATTGggaaattggattttattgagcCTTCATCAGCCTGCAAGTGGGCAGAAAAAGGGTTCATTCTTGCATTTGATCATGCAGAGAAGTTGTCAAATAGCCTCCGAGACATGGATG CTGCTGCTGAGATGCCTGATGCCATGGAGCTGATATTCCAAAAAGCACTTGCTGTTGGGACAAGTGGTGCT GTAGATGAGTATATGGAGAACAAGGGTGGTGCTGATAACTCATATTCCAAAGCAATGCTTCTGCTACATTTTATAATGGAAGAAGCAACATCTCTCCCATTGAACCCTCCATTTTCATTAACTCCTGCTAGTAGGAAGCGAGTCAAAAGCTACATTTTGAACTTGCAGTCTCGTAGGTCTCGCTTTTCAATGTTGCAGCCATTTCCTGAACAATCCTCGGATTCACTTACCAAGTAA
- the LOC7455371 gene encoding serine/threonine-protein kinase ATG1a isoform X1: MEPNQTRLVGDYILGSRIGRGSFAVVWRSIHRFSGLQVAVKEIDKKLLTPKVSENLLKEISILSTINHPNIIRFFESIETEDRIFLVLEYCEGGDLAFYIQRHGKVTEAVARHFMRQLAVGLQVLQEKHLIHRDLKPQNLLLSSNDLTPQLKIGDFGFARSLASSDLADTLCGSPLYMAPEIIQNKKYDAKADLWSVGAILFQLVTGKPPFDGNSQYQLFQNILTSTELRFPQGALEELHPDCVDLCRGLLRRNPVERLTFKEFFNHKFLGEPRLLVSAKSSPLPQVKSVAGQFDASASDTRSQLEHDNLTVLEKVCDRNESVHGSLPNIVHDRMGKSADGSQSLSDQLRVADLMESIEKDYVIVNRHFASMENFSYYLETSLHDSSTSKASIYLPQKNNQDTVVATQTKEFTGSSVGSANNPEVHGSEPLSASCVPTILREAQRLPILHPSIKLQFLNQYAQEISELAQEKYDAGMFLESFSVELVVLAIWKRALEICEHWVASTGGSKLHESSSANESALVYGGTNLTPPAIGKLDFIEPSSACKWAEKGFILAFDHAEKLSNSLRDMDAAAEMPDAMELIFQKALAVGTSGAVDEYMENKGGADNSYSKAMLLLHFIMEEATSLPLNPPFSLTPASRKRVKSYILNLQSRRSRFSMLQPFPEQSSDSLTK; this comes from the exons aTGGAACCTAATCAGACTCGTTTGGTCGGTGATTATATACTTGGCTCCAGAATCGGGCGGGGTTCTTTTGCCGTTGTTTGGAGGTCTATACACCGTTTTTCCGGTTTACAAGTTGCGGTtaaagaaattgacaaaaaacTGCTTACTCCAAAAGTTAGTGAGAATTTGCTTAAAGAAATTTCTATTCTTAGCACTATAAATCACCCCAACATTATTCGCTTTTTTGAGTCTATCGAG ACTGAGGACAGGATATTTCTTGTACTGGAATACTGTGAGGGAGGTGATCTTGCTTTTTATATTCAACGCCATGGGAAAGTGACTGAGGCTGTTGCAAGGCACTTTATGAGGCAATTGG CTGTGGGGTTGCAAGTGCTTCAAGAAAAACATCTTATTCACAGGGACTTGAAACCACAG AACCTACTTTTGTCATCAAATGATTTAACTCCGCAATTGAAGATAGGTGATTTTGGCTTTGCAAG GTCCTTGGCATCATCAGACTTGGCTGATACACTATGCGGCTCACCATTATACATGGCTCCAGAGATTATTCAGAATAAAAAGTATGATGCAAAG GCTGACTTATGGAGTGTTGGCGCAATTTTATTCCAGCTGGTAACTGGGAAGCCGCCATTTGATGGCAATAGTCAATATCAG CTTTTCCAGAATATTTTGACATCTACAGAGCTGAGGTTTCCACAAGGTGCTTTGGAGGAGCTGCATCCAGATTGTGTTGATCTATGCAGAGGCCTTTTACGCCGAAACCCAG TTGAGAGGTTAACATTCAAAGAGTTCTTCAATCACAAGTTCCTTGGGGAGCCAAG GCTATTGGTGAGTGCCAAATCTTCTCCACTTCCACAAGTGAAATCAGTGGCTGGGCAGTTTGATGCGTCTGCTTCTGATACAAGGTCTCAACTGGAGCATGACAACTTAACAGTGCTGGAAAAGGTCTGTGACAGAAATGAAAGTGTTCATGGGTCTTTGCCAAATATTGTGCATGATAGGATGGGGAAATCTGCTGATGGCAGCCAATCTTTGTCGGATCAGCTTCGAG TAGCTGATTTAATGGAGTCCATAGAGAAGGATTACGTTATTGTAAATCGTCATTTTGCTTCAATGGAAAATTTCTCTTATTACCTTGAGACATCCCTGCATGATAGCTCCACCAGCAAAGCTTCCATATACCTGCCTCAGAAGAATAACCAGGATACAGTAGTTGCTACACAAACAAAGGAGTTTACTGGTAGTTCTGTTGGCAGTGCAAACAATCCTGAGGTTCATGGATCAGAACCATTAAGTGCGTCATGTGTGCCAACTATCTTAAGGGAAGCACAACGACTACCCATACTACATCCCTCGATTAAGCTTCAATTCTTAAATCAGTATGCACAGGAAATTTCAGAACTAGCCCAAGAAAAG TATGATGCAGGAATGTTTCTAGAATCATTTTCAGTTGAGCTTGTTGTTTTGGCTATATGGAAGAGAGCTCTCGAAATTTGCGAACACTGGGTGGCCTCTACTGGAGGGAGCAAATTACATGAAAGCAGTTCAGCCAATGAATCTGCCCTTGTTTATGGAGGCACAAATTTAACTCCACCTGCAATTGggaaattggattttattgagcCTTCATCAGCCTGCAAGTGGGCAGAAAAAGGGTTCATTCTTGCATTTGATCATGCAGAGAAGTTGTCAAATAGCCTCCGAGACATGGATG CTGCTGCTGAGATGCCTGATGCCATGGAGCTGATATTCCAAAAAGCACTTGCTGTTGGGACAAGTGGTGCT GTAGATGAGTATATGGAGAACAAGGGTGGTGCTGATAACTCATATTCCAAAGCAATGCTTCTGCTACATTTTATAATGGAAGAAGCAACATCTCTCCCATTGAACCCTCCATTTTCATTAACTCCTGCTAGTAGGAAGCGAGTCAAAAGCTACATTTTGAACTTGCAGTCTCGTAGGTCTCGCTTTTCAATGTTGCAGCCATTTCCTGAACAATCCTCGGATTCACTTACCAAGTAA
- the LOC7455371 gene encoding serine/threonine-protein kinase ATG1a isoform X2 — translation MEPNQTRLVGDYILGSRIGRGSFAVVWRSIHRFSGLQVAVKEIDKKLLTPKVSENLLKEISILSTINHPNIIRFFESIETEDRIFLVLEYCEGGDLAFYIQRHGKVTEAVARHFMRQLAVGLQVLQEKHLIHRDLKPQNLLLSSNDLTPQLKIGDFGFARSLASSDLADTLCGSPLYMAPEIIQNKKYDAKADLWSVGAILFQLVTGKPPFDGNSQYQLFQNILTSTELRFPQGALEELHPDCVDLCRGLLRRNPVERLTFKEFFNHKFLGEPRLLVSAKSSPLPQVKSVAGQFDASASDTRSQLEHDNLTVLEKVCDRNESVHGSLPNIVHDRMGKSADGSQSLSDQLRADLMESIEKDYVIVNRHFASMENFSYYLETSLHDSSTSKASIYLPQKNNQDTVVATQTKEFTGSSVGSANNPEVHGSEPLSASCVPTILREAQRLPILHPSIKLQFLNQYAQEISELAQEKYDAGMFLESFSVELVVLAIWKRALEICEHWVASTGGSKLHESSSANESALVYGGTNLTPPAIGKLDFIEPSSACKWAEKGFILAFDHAEKLSNSLRDMDAAAEMPDAMELIFQKALAVGTSGAVDEYMENKGGADNSYSKAMLLLHFIMEEATSLPLNPPFSLTPASRKRVKSYILNLQSRRSRFSMLQPFPEQSSDSLTK, via the exons aTGGAACCTAATCAGACTCGTTTGGTCGGTGATTATATACTTGGCTCCAGAATCGGGCGGGGTTCTTTTGCCGTTGTTTGGAGGTCTATACACCGTTTTTCCGGTTTACAAGTTGCGGTtaaagaaattgacaaaaaacTGCTTACTCCAAAAGTTAGTGAGAATTTGCTTAAAGAAATTTCTATTCTTAGCACTATAAATCACCCCAACATTATTCGCTTTTTTGAGTCTATCGAG ACTGAGGACAGGATATTTCTTGTACTGGAATACTGTGAGGGAGGTGATCTTGCTTTTTATATTCAACGCCATGGGAAAGTGACTGAGGCTGTTGCAAGGCACTTTATGAGGCAATTGG CTGTGGGGTTGCAAGTGCTTCAAGAAAAACATCTTATTCACAGGGACTTGAAACCACAG AACCTACTTTTGTCATCAAATGATTTAACTCCGCAATTGAAGATAGGTGATTTTGGCTTTGCAAG GTCCTTGGCATCATCAGACTTGGCTGATACACTATGCGGCTCACCATTATACATGGCTCCAGAGATTATTCAGAATAAAAAGTATGATGCAAAG GCTGACTTATGGAGTGTTGGCGCAATTTTATTCCAGCTGGTAACTGGGAAGCCGCCATTTGATGGCAATAGTCAATATCAG CTTTTCCAGAATATTTTGACATCTACAGAGCTGAGGTTTCCACAAGGTGCTTTGGAGGAGCTGCATCCAGATTGTGTTGATCTATGCAGAGGCCTTTTACGCCGAAACCCAG TTGAGAGGTTAACATTCAAAGAGTTCTTCAATCACAAGTTCCTTGGGGAGCCAAG GCTATTGGTGAGTGCCAAATCTTCTCCACTTCCACAAGTGAAATCAGTGGCTGGGCAGTTTGATGCGTCTGCTTCTGATACAAGGTCTCAACTGGAGCATGACAACTTAACAGTGCTGGAAAAGGTCTGTGACAGAAATGAAAGTGTTCATGGGTCTTTGCCAAATATTGTGCATGATAGGATGGGGAAATCTGCTGATGGCAGCCAATCTTTGTCGGATCAGCTTCGAG CTGATTTAATGGAGTCCATAGAGAAGGATTACGTTATTGTAAATCGTCATTTTGCTTCAATGGAAAATTTCTCTTATTACCTTGAGACATCCCTGCATGATAGCTCCACCAGCAAAGCTTCCATATACCTGCCTCAGAAGAATAACCAGGATACAGTAGTTGCTACACAAACAAAGGAGTTTACTGGTAGTTCTGTTGGCAGTGCAAACAATCCTGAGGTTCATGGATCAGAACCATTAAGTGCGTCATGTGTGCCAACTATCTTAAGGGAAGCACAACGACTACCCATACTACATCCCTCGATTAAGCTTCAATTCTTAAATCAGTATGCACAGGAAATTTCAGAACTAGCCCAAGAAAAG TATGATGCAGGAATGTTTCTAGAATCATTTTCAGTTGAGCTTGTTGTTTTGGCTATATGGAAGAGAGCTCTCGAAATTTGCGAACACTGGGTGGCCTCTACTGGAGGGAGCAAATTACATGAAAGCAGTTCAGCCAATGAATCTGCCCTTGTTTATGGAGGCACAAATTTAACTCCACCTGCAATTGggaaattggattttattgagcCTTCATCAGCCTGCAAGTGGGCAGAAAAAGGGTTCATTCTTGCATTTGATCATGCAGAGAAGTTGTCAAATAGCCTCCGAGACATGGATG CTGCTGCTGAGATGCCTGATGCCATGGAGCTGATATTCCAAAAAGCACTTGCTGTTGGGACAAGTGGTGCT GTAGATGAGTATATGGAGAACAAGGGTGGTGCTGATAACTCATATTCCAAAGCAATGCTTCTGCTACATTTTATAATGGAAGAAGCAACATCTCTCCCATTGAACCCTCCATTTTCATTAACTCCTGCTAGTAGGAAGCGAGTCAAAAGCTACATTTTGAACTTGCAGTCTCGTAGGTCTCGCTTTTCAATGTTGCAGCCATTTCCTGAACAATCCTCGGATTCACTTACCAAGTAA
- the LOC7486812 gene encoding soluble inorganic pyrophosphatase 1: protein MSDETKTQENEVVEAKRQAPRLNERILSSLSRRTVAAHPWHDLEIGPGAPHIFNVVVEITKGSKVKYELDKKTGLIKVDRILYSSVVYPHNYGFIPRTLCEDNDPLDVLVLMQEPVLPGCFLRARAIGLMPMIDQGEKDDKIIAVCADDPEYKHYTDIRELAPHRLSEIRRFFEDYKKNENKEVAVNDFLPSNSAVEAIQYSMDLYAEYILHTLRR from the exons ATGAGTGATGAAacgaaaacacaagaaaatgaaGTTGTTGAAGCTAAGCGCCAAGCACCCCGTCTGAACGAGAGAATCCTTTCATCCTTGTCAAGGAGAACTGTTGCTGCACATCCTTGGCATGATCTTGAAATTG GGCCTGGAGCTCCCCACATTTTCAATGTT GTGGTTGAGATAACAAAAGGAAGTAAGGTCAAATACGAACTGGACAAGAAGACAGGACTAATCAAG GTCGATCGGATTTTATATTCCTCGGTGGTCTATCCCCACAACTATGGTTTCATCCCTCGCACATTATGCGAAGACAATGATCCCTTGGATGTTTTGGTACTCATGCAG GAGCCTGTCCTTCCTGGCTGTTTTCTGCGAGCCAGGGCTATTGGACTTATGCCCATGATTGACCAG GGAGAGAAAGACGACAAGATTATTGCGGTTTGTGCTGATGATCCAGAGTACAAGCACTACACTGACATCAGGGAGCTGGCCCCTCATCGTCTTTCTGAGATCCGCCGTTTCTTTGAAGATT ACAAGAAAAATGAGAACAAGGAGGTTGCAGTTAATGACTTTTTACCTTCAAATTCTGCTGTTGAAGCTATCCAGTACTCAAT GGACCTTTATGCTGAGTACATTCTGCACACGCTGCGGCGGTAG